CCTCACCGCCGTCTCTCTGTCTCTCTCCTCAACATCCACCTCCATCTCCACCGCCGCTCCACCCTCATTCGACTGAGTCGACTCGCTCGAATTGGACGAATTCAAACTCAACCTCgagttagggttagggttagggttagggcTAGGGCTAGCGTTCTTAGTATCGGATACCTTTACAACGTTAACATTACCGATGAGGAAATCCAAGCGTTGGAAGAACCGCCAAGTGGACGGCGGAGATCTCGCCTTCTCAACCTTGTACTTCTTCTTGATAGTGTCGATACGATTCTTACACTGTATATCGGTTCTCCGGCGAATAACACCGGCGGAATTGACGGCATCAGCCACATCGTTCCAATCGTTTTGACGGAGGTTTCCGCGGTTGCTACGGAGGTAGCGTTCTCCCCACGCTTCAATCAACACCCCCGTGGATTCTTCGTTCCAGCAGTCGTCCCGGCCCCCTGATTGCTTCGGGGTTCCCATGAGAGAGAATCTGAGAGGAATttagaggaggagagagaaagtgaaggtGAGGGATGAAGATTACCCTGCATTTTGATTGGCCTGCGGGAGTTTGACCGGCGGTAACGTCAACTACTGTCCTTCACGGGAATTTGGCCgttgtttcttttcctttttttttcattcttatTTTTGGCTTGGACGTTTTTATTGGAAAATAGTATTGGGTTGGGTCAACCCAAAGTTTTTTACCCGTAATTGAGATGGGCCTTTAAATCCTTGTGATAGACAATATAATGATTAAGACTGAGGGTCTGTTTATGATAGTTCTTAGATTTAAATCAAATGTCCAGGGACGAAGCCAGAAATCTATTTTAACGGGGGCCGGATTTTATATAGTTTAGTTTCATTCGTAAATTTTACTAGTACCgagtattaattatttaataaaaagttCATTCAAAACCCATTTTATAATAATATTCATTTTATCTCTAAAAAAAGTAGAAATTACAACTTGGAATCAATCAGATGGCAAGACCCTCCAAATTAAGCATAATACGGAGGGAAATGAAGAAAAGGAGGGAAACAAAAGCGAAAACTgtcaaaaaattaaagaaattacAGTTACACGGAGTCAAACATTGAACCAGTTACAACTATTCTAAATACTTTAACCGTTGCGGCAGACTTCAAGACACTCACTATAGTTGTTAGAATTAATATATAATACAGATTTCTGACAGGGGTCGGTGCCCCCTTGGCTCCCAACATAGCTTTGTCCCTGCAACCACCTCATTTGTAATCGGTTAGGAAACCATTTGAATCATTGAGTCATGTGACTAGAGGTGTTCACAGGTCCAAACCCGAAACGGACCGGAACCGGTTAGATCAGTAGACTGGGATCTTTGATTTTCTTGGACCGAGGAATCACCCAGCCCGGTCAAAAATCGAAATTTTCAAATCCGGTCCAGGTCTGAACCAGATTGGACTtgctttttaatttcttttggcATTTGCGAGTATAAATAAGGATCGCAGTGGGTAATGGACCCGACCTGGATCCGTGGATCCAGATCTGTTTTCAgcggatctggatcctcaatttttggacccgacggatccgggtaggatctggatcctTAGTTTTTgaaacggatctggatcgggtCCTAAGTCATTACCCCGATCCGGATTTGTTTACccgtttttatataaaaaaaataaattaaaacataaaaataaagaCATAAGAATTGTAGCATTATTGAAGtttgttgaacttttaatattatttatgttggatttgttaaatttgattTTAGTGAATGTCTGTATGGACAAATAGCGTTGTTATTGAAGTTTTATTAAAgtatgttttaaggttaaaatgaaaattagggttgtttgatgaaaaaataagttaggatCCGTTATggacccgttttggacccggatctggatcctcaatttcattacccagcggatccgggtaggatctggatctggatcctagAGGATCCGGTCCGGATCCTACCCGTTGCCATCCCTAAGTATAAGCAACAACTTTTGCC
This sequence is a window from Spinacia oleracea cultivar Varoflay chromosome 1, BTI_SOV_V1, whole genome shotgun sequence. Protein-coding genes within it:
- the LOC110781883 gene encoding trihelix transcription factor ENAP1; its protein translation is MGTPKQSGGRDDCWNEESTGVLIEAWGERYLRSNRGNLRQNDWNDVADAVNSAGVIRRRTDIQCKNRIDTIKKKYKVEKARSPPSTWRFFQRLDFLIGNVNVVKVSDTKNASPSPNPNPNPNSRLSLNSSNSSESTQSNEGGAAVEMEVDVEERDRETAVRELARAVVKFGEVYERIESWKQEKVMELEKQRMELAKELEFQRMNMFVDAQIQLEKFKHSNKKSASRGKKL